One Nocardia huaxiensis genomic window, CTTCGGCGTAGGCCTTCTGCATCATCAGGGAGCGGCGGACGTCGGGGTGTTGGATGATCGGGACGCGGGGGGCGTTCTTGTCGGCCATGTGGGTGAGGTCGGCGCCCTGGATGCGGTGGCGAGCGTAGTCGAGGGCGTTGAGGTAGCCGGTCGAGAGGGTGGCTATGGCTTTGGTGCCGACCATCATTCGGGCGGTTTCGATGATCTGGAACATTTGGGCGATGCCGTTGTGGGTGTCGCCGATCAGCCAGCCTTTGGCGGGGGTGCCGTGGGCGCCGAAGGTGATTTCGCAGGTTGCCGAGACCTTCAGGCCCATTTTGTGTTCGAGGCCGGTGACGAAGGCGCCGTTGCGGTCGCCGAGTTCGCCTGTGTGGGTGTCGAAGTGGAATTTGGGGACGTAGAAGAGGCTGAGGCCTTTGGTGCCCGGGCCTGCGCCGGAGGGGCGGGCGAGGACGAGGTGGGCGATGTTTTCGAAGAGGTCGTCGGAGTCGGCGGAGGTGATGAAACGCTTGACGCCTTCGATGTGCCAGGAACCGTCGGGCTGTGGGATGGCTCGGGTGCGGCCGGCGCCTACGTCGGAGCCCGCGTCCGGTTCGGTGAGCACCATGGTGGTGCCCCAATTGCGTTCTACTGCAAGGGTTGCCCAGCGTTGTTGTTCCTCGGTGCCGATGCCGTGGAGGATGCTCGAGAACACCGGGCCGGTCAGGTAGAAGTAGATGCCGGGCTGGGCGCCCAGCAGGAATTCGGTGATGGCCCAGGTGACCATGGCGGGGGCGGGTACGCCGCCGACTTCCTCGCGCAGGCCGACGCGGAACCAGTCGGCGGATTGCCAGGCGCGCAGGGCCTTCTTGAAGGATTCGGGGATGCGGACGGTGTGGGTAGCCGCGTCGAAGGTGGGCGGGTTGCGGTCGGCGTCCGAGAACCCTTCGGCCACTGGGCCTTCCGCCAGTTTCGCCGCTTCGGTGAGCATCTGGCGCACCGTGGGGCCGTCCAGGTCGCCGTAGGCGCCCGAGGCGAGGATCTTGTCGAGTCCGAACATCTCGAAGAGGGTGAATTCGAGGTCGCGGACATTGCTGCGATAGTGCCCCACTCGGGTTGCCTTCCGTAATCCGTTGACGCTGTTCAGTTGTCGAGGCCGAGGGATTTGGCGATGACCTCGTTCATGATTTCGGTGGAGCCGCCGCCGATGGTGAGGATGCGGCTGTCGCGGTAGAGGCGCTCGACCTCGTTCTCGCGGATGTAGCCCATGCCGCCGTAGATCTGCACGGCTTCGTTGACGACGTACTCGCAGGCCATGGCGGCGGTGTTCTTGGCCATGGCGACTTCGCTGCCCACCGGTTGGCCGGTGACGTAGCGGGTCAGCACATCTCGGACGTAGACGCGGGCCACCGTGACGCGGCGGGCCATCTCGGCGAGTTTGTGGCGGATGACCTGGCGTTGCGCGAGGGGTTGGCCGAAGGTGGTGCGTTCGCGCACCCAGGGCACGGTGAGGTCGTAGGCGCGCTGCGCGGTGGCGTAGGCCTGGACCGCGAGGTTCAGGCGCTCGCCGTCGAGGCGGGTCATGAGCTGGGCGAAGGCGCTGTTCTCCGGGCCGACCAGGTTCGAAACCGGTACGCGCACACCGTCATAGGACAGTTCGGCGGTATCCGAGCACAGGCAGCCCATCTTCTCGAGCTTGCGGCCCACGGTGAAGCCGGGAGTGTCGGTGTCCACGATCAGCAGCGACAGTCCCCGGTAGCCCGGGCCGCCGGTGCGGACGACGGTCGTGACGTAGTCGGCGCGGACACCGGAGGTGATGTAGGTCTTCGCGCCGTCGACGAGGTAGTGGTCGCCGTCGCGAACCGCCCGGGTGCCGACGGCCGCGACGTCGGAGCCGGTACCGGGTTCGGTGATCGCCAGCGAGCCGATCTTCGTGCCCGCCAAGGTCGGCCGCACATACTTCTCGACCTGCGCCGGGTTCCCGACCGCGGCGATATGCGGTGCGGCGATGGTGTGCGTGAGCAGCGACCCGCACAAGCCCGGGCTGCCCCCGTTGCCGATGAGCTCCTCGATCAGGATCGCCAGATCGATGTAATCACCCGCACCGCCGGCAGATTCGGGGAAGGAAAGCTCCAGCAGCCCCAACTCGCCCGCC contains:
- a CDS encoding acyl-CoA dehydrogenase; translated protein: MGHYRSNVRDLEFTLFEMFGLDKILASGAYGDLDGPTVRQMLTEAAKLAEGPVAEGFSDADRNPPTFDAATHTVRIPESFKKALRAWQSADWFRVGLREEVGGVPAPAMVTWAITEFLLGAQPGIYFYLTGPVFSSILHGIGTEEQQRWATLAVERNWGTTMVLTEPDAGSDVGAGRTRAIPQPDGSWHIEGVKRFITSADSDDLFENIAHLVLARPSGAGPGTKGLSLFYVPKFHFDTHTGELGDRNGAFVTGLEHKMGLKVSATCEITFGAHGTPAKGWLIGDTHNGIAQMFQIIETARMMVGTKAIATLSTGYLNALDYARHRIQGADLTHMADKNAPRVPIIQHPDVRRSLMMQKAYAEGLRAVYLFTAAHHDPEAAQQVSGADPAQAARLNDLLLPIAKGVGSERAYAMLTESLQTLGGSGYLQDYPIEQYIRDAKIDSLYEGTTAIQAQDFFFRKIARDGGATLEFLLGKMDETVTGGAGFTTERRLLGVAVEDVRGMAAALTGYLAASAQHPEEIYKVGTGSVRFLLATGDLLVGWLLLRQAEIAAAGLAAGGIEPADAAYYSGKVAVASFFAKQVLPTLSAVRTVLADLDNDPMVLDISAF
- a CDS encoding acyl-CoA dehydrogenase family protein; its protein translation is MTSDLWSTPERQDLRKLVRDFTRRDIAPHMDDWERAGELPRELHAKAGELGLLELSFPESAGGAGDYIDLAILIEELIGNGGSPGLCGSLLTHTIAAPHIAAVGNPAQVEKYVRPTLAGTKIGSLAITEPGTGSDVAAVGTRAVRDGDHYLVDGAKTYITSGVRADYVTTVVRTGGPGYRGLSLLIVDTDTPGFTVGRKLEKMGCLCSDTAELSYDGVRVPVSNLVGPENSAFAQLMTRLDGERLNLAVQAYATAQRAYDLTVPWVRERTTFGQPLAQRQVIRHKLAEMARRVTVARVYVRDVLTRYVTGQPVGSEVAMAKNTAAMACEYVVNEAVQIYGGMGYIRENEVERLYRDSRILTIGGGSTEIMNEVIAKSLGLDN